In the Chroococcidiopsis sp. SAG 2025 genome, one interval contains:
- a CDS encoding sirohydrochlorin chelatase: MLSDRHLTPLEDISLQLPPLPLQRPLLLIGHGTRDEAGRQSLLDFASAYQALDTSRPVLPCFLELTEPTIQEGVDRCVEKGFTEISVLPILLFAARHNKFDVTNELDRARARHPQLKFYYGRHFGITPGILDLWRSRLAEIDHPQIQRADTVLLFVGRGSSDPDANGDACKLARILWEGSGYTTVETCFIGIAHPRLEAGFQRALLYQPKRIIVLPHFLFTGTLVKKIFDVAAQQQQKYPQIEIACLPEIGLHPILFDILREREIETHLGQVQMNCEMCKFRLAAVAGDTHSHSHTHDHHHHHDHHHHHHDHHHQPVDPYANAVDYHQKIWQVP, translated from the coding sequence ATGCTTAGCGATCGCCATTTAACTCCGTTGGAAGATATTTCTTTGCAATTACCACCTCTGCCGCTACAGCGTCCTCTATTACTGATCGGTCATGGAACTAGAGATGAAGCTGGACGGCAAAGCTTGCTAGATTTTGCCTCTGCATACCAAGCTTTAGATACCTCTAGACCAGTTCTACCCTGCTTTCTGGAATTGACAGAACCAACTATTCAGGAGGGGGTAGATCGATGTGTAGAGAAGGGTTTTACGGAAATTTCCGTGCTGCCAATTTTGCTGTTTGCCGCACGGCATAACAAATTTGATGTAACTAACGAACTCGATCGCGCTAGAGCCAGACATCCGCAGCTCAAATTTTACTACGGACGGCATTTTGGGATTACGCCCGGAATTCTCGATTTGTGGCGATCGCGTCTAGCAGAAATAGACCATCCTCAAATTCAGCGTGCAGACACCGTATTATTATTTGTCGGTCGCGGTTCTAGCGATCCTGATGCCAATGGCGACGCTTGCAAACTCGCCCGCATTCTCTGGGAAGGTAGCGGCTATACTACTGTAGAAACCTGCTTTATCGGGATCGCGCACCCGCGTTTAGAAGCAGGTTTCCAACGTGCTTTACTTTATCAACCCAAACGGATTATCGTTCTACCTCACTTTCTCTTTACGGGTACGCTAGTTAAAAAGATTTTTGATGTCGCAGCTCAACAGCAACAAAAATATCCCCAAATTGAAATCGCCTGTTTGCCAGAAATAGGACTGCATCCTATCCTATTTGACATTCTCAGGGAAAGAGAAATCGAAACTCATTTGGGTCAAGTCCAGATGAATTGCGAGATGTGTAAATTCCGTCTAGCGGCTGTAGCAGGTGACACGCACTCTCATAGCCACACCCACGACCATCACCATCACCACGACCATCACCATCATCACCACGACCATCACCACCAGCCTGTAGATCCTTACGCTAATGCGGTAGACTATCATCAAAAAATCTGGCAAGTTCCATAA
- a CDS encoding peroxiredoxin gives MISRRTFLTSVFACCLSILVWCHFATPALALGGKLPPVNQPAPQFTLPTNTGDGEVSLSDLRGQWVVLYFYPKDFTAGCTLEAKRFQQDLPKYIDKNAQIIGVSADSIDSHAEFCDSEGLKFPLLADTTGEVSKAYGSWIGVVSMRHSFLIDPDGILRETFVKVNPAIHSSEVLARLEELQKNTA, from the coding sequence ATGATATCTCGTCGAACTTTTTTAACCTCTGTTTTTGCGTGTTGCCTATCTATTTTGGTTTGGTGTCATTTTGCTACCCCAGCCTTAGCGCTGGGGGGTAAACTACCACCAGTGAACCAACCCGCACCACAATTTACCCTACCTACCAATACGGGAGATGGAGAAGTTTCCCTTTCCGACTTGCGCGGTCAGTGGGTCGTACTTTATTTTTATCCCAAGGACTTTACAGCAGGCTGTACCCTAGAAGCCAAGCGGTTTCAGCAAGACTTACCCAAGTACATTGACAAAAATGCTCAGATTATTGGAGTGAGTGCTGATTCTATAGATTCCCATGCTGAATTCTGCGATTCAGAAGGGTTAAAATTTCCTCTGCTTGCTGATACCACAGGGGAAGTGAGTAAAGCCTACGGTTCGTGGATTGGTGTTGTTTCAATGCGCCATAGTTTTCTCATCGACCCAGATGGGATTTTACGCGAAACTTTTGTGAAGGTAAATCCTGCTATTCACAGCTCGGAAGTTCTAGCACGGTTAGAGGAATTACAAAAAAACACTGCCTAA
- the sipA gene encoding regulatory protein SipA — protein sequence MTKEFTIGETVRVIALPPYIKTAEPMPMLRPPDTIRLREEGIVTDRRPGGYWVVRFDRGAFLLDSQYIESITLEPESPPASHVEPSLPADSDRSDD from the coding sequence ATGACAAAAGAATTCACCATAGGCGAAACAGTCCGAGTTATCGCCTTGCCACCTTACATTAAAACCGCCGAGCCGATGCCGATGCTGCGTCCTCCCGATACAATTCGTCTGCGGGAAGAAGGGATAGTCACGGATCGCCGTCCTGGGGGATATTGGGTCGTCCGGTTCGATCGCGGTGCTTTTCTGCTCGATAGCCAATATATTGAGAGCATCACATTAGAACCAGAATCACCACCTGCATCTCACGTGGAACCATCTTTACCTGCGGATTCCGATCGCAGCGATGACTAA